From the genome of Streptomyces xanthophaeus:
TACGCGAGTTGATCAAGGTCGGGGTGTGGCCGGCCACGCTCCCGGCCGGAGCCACCCCCACCCCAGTCAAGGAACCACATTGGCACGCACCGTCGCCGCGGCGGCCCTCGTCCCCGCCACGGCCCTCGCACTCGGCCTCTCCCTCCTCGCCGCCGCCCCCGCGTCCGCCGCGGACGCACCCACACCGCACCTGGACTCGGTCGAGCAGACCCTGCGCCAGGTCTCGCCGGGCCTGGAGGGCTCGGTGTGGGAGCGCACCGCCGGCAACCGGCTCGGCTCCTCCGTCCCCGGGGGCGCCGACTGGCTGCTGCAGACCCCCGGCTGCTGGGGCGACGCCGCCTGCGCCGACCGGCCCGGATCGCGCCGCCTCCTGGACAAGATGCGCCAGGACATCGCCGGCGCCCGGGAAACGGTGGACATATCGACGCTGGCGCCCTTCCCCAACGGCGGCTACCAGGAGGCGATCGTCGCGGGCCTGAAGGAGGCCGCCGGCAAGGGCGGCCGGCTCAAGGTGCGCGTCCTGGTGGGCGCCGCGCCCATCTACCACTCCACGGTGATCCCCTCGTCCTACCGCGACGAGCTGCTCGCGAAGCTGGGCCCGGCCGCCGCGGGCAGCATCACCCTCAACGTGGCCTCGATGACCACCTCCAAGACCGCGTTCTCCTGGAACCACTCCAAGCTGGTCGTCGTGGACGGCACTTCGGTGATCACCGGCGGCATCAACAGCTGGAAGGACGACTACCTGGAGACCGCCCACCCGGTCGCCGACGTCGACCTCGCGCTGACCGGGCCCGCCGCCGGCTCCGCGGGCCGCTACCTGGACTCCCTGTGGGACTGGACCTGCCGCAACAAGAGCAACTGGGCCTCGGTCTGGTTCGCCGCCTCGCCCGGCGCGGACTGCATGCCCTCCCTGCCCCGCCCGGCCGCCCCGGCGGGCGGCGGGGACGTGCCCGCGCTCGCCGTCGGCGGCCTCGGCGTGGGCATCCGCCAGAGCGATCCCGCCTCCTCCTTCCGCCCCGTCCTGCCCACGGCCGGCGACACCAGGTGCGGCATCGGGGTGCACGACAACACCAACGCCGACCGGGACTACGACACCGTCAACCCGGAGGAGAGCGCCCTGCGCGCCCTGGTCTCCAGCGCGGCCTCGCACATCGAGATCTCCCAGCAGGACGTGCACGCCACCTGCCCGCCGCTGCCCCGCTACGACATACGCCTCTACGACGCCCTCGCCGCGAAACTCGCCTCCGGCGTGAAGGTCCGCATCGTCGTCAGCGACCCGGCCAACCGCGGCACGATCGGCAGCGGCGGCTACTCGCAGATCAAGTCCCTCTCTGAGGTGAGCGACGCCCTGCGCGGCCGCCTGACGGCCCTGACCGGCGACGGCGGCCGGGCGCGCACGGCCATGTGCGAGAACCTCCAGCTGGCCACGTTCCGCGCGTCCGAC
Proteins encoded in this window:
- a CDS encoding phospholipase D-like domain-containing protein, which codes for MARTVAAAALVPATALALGLSLLAAAPASAADAPTPHLDSVEQTLRQVSPGLEGSVWERTAGNRLGSSVPGGADWLLQTPGCWGDAACADRPGSRRLLDKMRQDIAGARETVDISTLAPFPNGGYQEAIVAGLKEAAGKGGRLKVRVLVGAAPIYHSTVIPSSYRDELLAKLGPAAAGSITLNVASMTTSKTAFSWNHSKLVVVDGTSVITGGINSWKDDYLETAHPVADVDLALTGPAAGSAGRYLDSLWDWTCRNKSNWASVWFAASPGADCMPSLPRPAAPAGGGDVPALAVGGLGVGIRQSDPASSFRPVLPTAGDTRCGIGVHDNTNADRDYDTVNPEESALRALVSSAASHIEISQQDVHATCPPLPRYDIRLYDALAAKLASGVKVRIVVSDPANRGTIGSGGYSQIKSLSEVSDALRGRLTALTGDGGRARTAMCENLQLATFRASDRPTWADGKPYAQHHKLVSVDGSAFYIGSKNLYPSWLQDFGYVVESPAAAGQVKSDLLDPQWRYSQATATYDYARGLCQA